Genomic segment of Xiphias gladius isolate SHS-SW01 ecotype Sanya breed wild chromosome 16, ASM1685928v1, whole genome shotgun sequence:
AAAATGCGTTAGTTGTTTATCTCAAATGAAATCCCCTCAAGGGGATTCTCCAGCtacagttttaattgttttcactTGCCCCTGTCGTCTTGAATGATGATAAAACTGTGTAGTTGTGTCTTTCACAGGCAACAACAGCGTGAATGAATGTCAGTTGGAGTGGATTCATGGCAGATTTAAGCTTTCACGAGAGAAAAAGCAGCGTAACATCAGCAGAAACTCTAATCTGCAGCATTATCCACTTCTCTGCTGTTCATGTGGTATGAAGGACGGCTACTTTATCGCACTATTAACCCTCGTTTGAGCTTCCAAGCTTTGTAGCTTATTAAGCTGTACTGCAGTTAGACTGTTTTCTGCTGTGGAAACCTTTACATCCACCTTTCATGTGAGTTGATGCTAATAGTTTGGGTGGTGTGTCCCTTTAAATGCATgttctttttgggtttttttttcgcGGTGTGAGAGTATTGTGACTTTCTGAAGGTATctgccatgtgtttgtgtgtgtgtatatgtgtgggtgggtgtgtgatTGTTGAAGGGACAGATCACTAAAGGTTATCAGGTCGGGATAAAGCAGCTTGTCAGAGAGTCATCCATCACCTACATTCCTACACACCACCGCTCCTGGCACCACCAGGATGTAGCTATACAcatctgtacgtgtgtgtgtgtgtgtgtgtgtgtgtatatgtttgtgtggggttgggggggtgcTTTTATTGccatctttgtgaggaccaatttcagttttaaaccatcatagtgaggacatttctggattgtgaggacattttggctgctCCTCACTATTTCAGAGGACTCTTTtaaggttaagacttggttttaaggttcaggttataatacagtataaattaGGGGTTAGGGACTAGGGACTAGGGAACGCTTTACATCAGTTAGGGTCCTCACAAGTGAAGAAAGACAAATTTGCGTGTATTTGCATTCACACCAAAAGTAGGCAGATATTCTGTTGTgggaaattaaagtttttttttttaaacttttttctatACGGTGAGGACGTGTGTGCATTTCAGCGTGAATCCATGACTGGAATGTGTAGGCTGTGACGCAACCTCAAGAGCGCGTCTATCCTGTTTACACGTCTGATTGTGCTACTGGTCTCTGATTGCACTGGAGTCCAGAAAGTCCATGGAAACCCCTCAGTCTGAACTATAGATATATGTAGCATGTTAAACACAAAGAGATGTAACTCTTTTCCTCATCAAGAATGTGACTAGAAAAGGACTTTGAGATTTGTGCGCTTGGTGGCCTGAGTGTAAATTGGGTTTGTAACAGTTACTTGCTTCTCTTATCTCATCaggtcctgtctgtctgtcactgactgtAAGCAGCAGTAAACCCAGTGTGGAGGTCCATGAGCACACAGGTGAGACAcaatatttcacttttctgaACATCATGTGTCTGTCTTTGAAATGCAACgcaactttaaagaaaaaaacttgctAATGTCATTTGGTGTTCTTGAACAACGGTCTTATCTTTAATGTCTTATTGATTCATCttgattaaatatattttccactGTATTTTGCCATCTCATTCGAAATGATAGGAATCAAAAACTACTTCTGATTAAAAATATGTGGGTACATGTAAGACTATGTAAGAAAAGATGACATTCACATTATGCATAAGTGCATCTAAACAGTACTATCAGATgacacagttttatttattatttatattctgtgtgtttctccaaaacaaatacagcaatcagattttaaacacactgacataatTACGCCTTAAATTACACCTTTCTTTTTTGACGTAAATACGAGATGATTTCAAAATATCTTCTCGGAAAATCAACTAAGATAAGGGTTAAACAGCAAGTATCTAATTTCATCCTAATAATGTGgagaaataaatacaagaaatgagcaaaaacagTCACTGTACAGTAGACCCTATCAACACATCCAGCATTACTTAATGCTGATCAGGTTTCATATATGCACACTtgtgacaaaaacagcaaatttagcaagttaaaaaaaaaaaaagaaaaaaaaagaacatgtcATAATGTAATAGGACATTTTGCTGCtctgtttcctttcctctcagACGCAGTGCTGGCCTGTGAGTTTAGGACACAGCAAGATCAGCACCCTCGAATCGAGTGGAAGAAGATAGGAAAGGTGGTGACGTTTGTGTACTTTGACCACAAATTTACCGGTGAGTGACATTTTTACTGCATCCATTCCTTTGACGACCCTGAATTTAAAAAGCTGATATTTTGCCGCTGTTCTGGCCATCATCCTTTCATCCTCATTGCCTttgattcattcttttttttttttttttactccttgGTTAAGCTTTGTCCACTCTCTGTCATCTTTCCACTACCTTCCGCCTCAGGGTCTTACGCAGGACGGGCCAAGATAGAGGGAGCGACGCTGACGATACACTCTGTTACTCAGAGGGACTCGGGGGAGTACCGCTGTGAGGTGACTGCCGTCGAGGACCACATCAGCCTGGGAGAGGCCACTGTAACCCTCAATGTGCttggtatgtgtttgagtacGTGTAaatgtgcatatacagtactgtgcaaaagacTGAGGCACTAAAAATaaagtgaggatgttttcaaaaataatgctatgattaattttttatttatctgttaacttcatacaaagtgcaataaacagaaaagaaaacctaaatcaaatcagtatttgctgtgaccaccctttgcctttaaaaccaCATCAGCTCCCCTCGGCAAAATTGTTCACTGTTTTCAAGGAACGTGGCAGGtgggttgttccaagcatctcgGAGAATTTgcctcagttcttctgtggattgagactgtctctgtgtcttctgtctcttcatgtaatcccagattgattccatgatgttgagatgaGGTCTCTGTGGGGGGGCACACCATCTCTTGCaagactccttgttcttcttgtctcccTAGATGGTTCTTTAtggctctgtctgtgtgtttgggcttGTTGTCCTGCTGCCAAATGAAACGGAGACAGATTAGGCGCCTCCCTGATGGTTCTGCGTGATGGATAAGaaactaaacataaaaaaactaaaactaagatgaagtctgtatgtgtttttgtcagataTGTACAGAATATACTCTGTGTTCAAgtggtttctttctttctttcttttttttttagtatagaAAAAAGTATATAGCATGAACCAATGCCACATACCACGGCATTCATAGTGTAAGCTAATTTGCAATGCAGTCCTTAGATgggtttttaaaatacataaaactcaacaaaaatatacgtttataaatacatatatatacaataatatattgtgatatatattatacaataaaatatatatagagaacaaaacaagatacaATCCGaaccaaaaaactgaacaaaaaaatccatacGAAACAGCACAAGACACTATTTACAAACAACAGTGGAACACAATGACCATAAAACTCACTGCCAAGAACCATTAAAATGGTTTCCATTTGAGTTTGAAACGAGCCCAGGCATGATCCAGTTTCTGTGGGTGAGGAGTTCCACATGTTGATCCTAACCTTTGTGATCACTGTCTCCTAAtgtctgacaacaaacaaacatgttaccATGTTGCCTTTTCAAAACTGGTaattggttttttgtttttctgcatttcagtgTCACACttaggagggagggaagaaataTGAAGGGTGTGAATGGTTCTGGCATTGACAGCTTGAATGTCTCAGTGGTCCAGTTTCCTCTCACAGTTCAAAGACTGTGCAGGTTAAGTCAAATGGAGGTTCTGAATTGTATGTGCTGGCCAGGCGATCTGTCTGGGCTCTACCCTGCCTCTTACCCAGCGTGTGCTGGGACAGGCCCCAGACCCCAGTGACCATGCACAGGACAAGTGGAAATGATAATTGCATGGATGAGATTTGACCTTTTAAAACATTCTCGAGGAAAGATCTTGCAGACTTTGTATTTCTGAAGAGAGTCGGGGGGGTTTGCAGTCAGAAAATACAGCATCTCATGGTCATCAGAGGAACCTCATCTCAACCATTTCTATTTGACTGCTGGATAAACTGCTgattaaactttaatttctttctaAATTAGGGagatttttacacattttgtggTAGCTATCACTTTAATCTGCCTATCTATCTACTACGGTTAAATAGTGTAGTAGTGATAGCTCCAGTTTTAGCTCTTCAGTCTTTGCAGAGAAGGAGTTAAATTCTTATTCTCATTGCACCTTAGGTATTGCTGAAGCAGATGAACGCATCAATTTAGCATAATTTATAATTGGTGCTTTGATACAATAAATGAATCATTAGACCACTCTACATccaccaaacaacaaaatccatctacaaaattaacattttaagtgttttaacgGGGAtttggtctttaaaaaaaggacaaatgcaGTATTCTTGTATATTCACATGTACTCATGTGTTTCCTCTGTGCCCCCTTAGTGCCTCCTCATGTCCCGTCCTGCGAGGTGCCGAGCTCGGTGTTTGTCGGCTCAGACCTAGAGCTTCTCTGTAAAGACAAACTGAGCGTGCCTCCTGCCACCTACCGCTGGTACAAAGACAACAGGGCTCTGACGGCCACGGCAGACACGCCATACAGCATTGACACAAACAAGGGCACGCTGGTGAGTACCTAAACACTCGTGTACAATCGGTggacacacaatgacacacacatttgaatgcAGACAAATGTATACGAACACATACAATATGTACAGACACAGGGCTGTTGCTGCCTTCACTTCCCCTCTCAACCTTTCTTTCGTCTGTCTGGAGCAGAAGTTTAAGAGCGTGTCCAAAACAGACACGGGGATGTACCGCTGTGAGTCCTCCAACAGTGTAGGGGCGCCCAAGAGTTGTGTGGCCCAACAACTGAAAGTTACTGAATGTAAGTGGGATTGGTGAATCTACTTGTTGGTGTTTACATGTCATGCTCCACTCACCAGGGACTGATGAAATattctctttcccctccttcTAGATCCTTTGAATATGACAGTTTTGATAACAGGTGCTGCAGGTGTTCTGCtgctcatcctcctcttctgcatctgtgtgtgtgtctgccgaCGCCGAGGCTGCTGCAAGAGTGAGTAGTGCACTGctgatgaatgtgtgtttgtgtgtgtgtgtgtgtttgtgtgtgtgtgtgtgtgtgtgtgtgtgtgtgtgtgtgtgtgtgtgtgtgtttgtattagaAAGAGAAAGGAACCAGTTTGTGCCCAGTTTGGTTTGTTTCATGTAATCACTACTTTCATATTCAATATGTtt
This window contains:
- the jam2b gene encoding junctional adhesion molecule 2b, which gives rise to MCPLLALPAQRTLVSLNFGTAADLPPVRAPPSPSPPQDGSELLSPRLEMNTMKLLAMPLLIALLQGPVCLSLTVSSSKPSVEVHEHTDAVLACEFRTQQDQHPRIEWKKIGKVVTFVYFDHKFTGSYAGRAKIEGATLTIHSVTQRDSGEYRCEVTAVEDHISLGEATVTLNVLVPPHVPSCEVPSSVFVGSDLELLCKDKLSVPPATYRWYKDNRALTATADTPYSIDTNKGTLKFKSVSKTDTGMYRCESSNSVGAPKSCVAQQLKVTEYPLNMTVLITGAAGVLLLILLFCICVCVCRRRGCCKKEKKTKSTKYYNPPPPPPPPPPARNLKHYKQTKSFMI